A genomic segment from Syntrophotalea acetylenivorans encodes:
- a CDS encoding 6-phosphofructokinase, translating into MIKSIAILTGGGDCPGLNAVIRGVVRAAILKRGWQVVGILNGFDGLIDGPQTVPLDLASVRGILQRGGTILGTSNRGNPFRYPVQQKGTTELLDVSQRVVDNFRKTGADALVVVGGDGTLKIARRLNDMGVPVVGVPKTIDNDLCGTDVTFGYNTAVGIVTEALDRLHTTAESHHRAIVVEVMGRDAGWIALESGIAGSADVILLPEIPFHIDHVCDHIGKRRENGRRFHIVVVAEGAVPIGGHKVVQISADQNCGMERLGGIGQQVANAIQARQGIETRTVVLGHLQRGGTPSSFDRILGSRFGVKAVELIEKGYFGMMVALSGREVVVAEIDMAVESLNLVNPQGSLVHTAEALGIMVGR; encoded by the coding sequence TGTCCTGGTTTGAATGCCGTTATTCGAGGGGTGGTCAGAGCTGCTATTCTTAAGCGGGGTTGGCAGGTCGTCGGTATCCTGAACGGGTTTGACGGTCTGATTGACGGTCCCCAAACTGTTCCCCTTGATTTAGCCTCGGTACGGGGAATTCTGCAGCGCGGCGGCACCATTCTCGGCACCAGCAATCGCGGCAACCCCTTTCGCTATCCGGTTCAACAGAAGGGGACTACCGAATTGCTCGATGTTTCCCAACGGGTCGTCGACAACTTCAGGAAAACTGGTGCCGACGCTCTGGTTGTCGTTGGTGGTGACGGTACTCTCAAAATAGCCCGCCGACTCAATGACATGGGAGTTCCTGTTGTTGGTGTGCCTAAGACCATCGATAATGATTTGTGCGGCACCGACGTCACCTTTGGTTACAATACGGCGGTCGGAATAGTGACAGAAGCTCTGGATCGCCTGCATACCACTGCGGAAAGTCATCACCGGGCCATTGTCGTTGAGGTAATGGGAAGAGATGCAGGTTGGATTGCCCTGGAATCAGGGATCGCCGGTTCTGCGGATGTTATTCTGTTGCCCGAAATCCCTTTTCACATCGATCATGTTTGTGACCATATCGGTAAGCGCCGGGAAAATGGGCGCCGCTTTCATATCGTGGTGGTAGCCGAAGGCGCCGTTCCGATCGGAGGCCATAAGGTTGTGCAAATATCTGCTGACCAGAATTGTGGCATGGAACGTTTGGGCGGCATCGGTCAGCAGGTCGCTAATGCGATTCAAGCCAGGCAAGGGATCGAAACTCGGACGGTGGTTCTCGGTCACCTGCAGCGGGGCGGTACGCCTTCGTCCTTTGACCGCATCCTTGGCTCCCGGTTCGGCGTTAAAGCGGTAGAGCTCATCGAAAAGGGCTATTTTGGCATGATGGTGGCCCTGAGTGGGCGTGAGGTGGTTGTTGCCGAGATCGATATGGCTGTTGAATCGCTGAATCTGGTCAACCCGCAGGGGAGTCTGGTACATACCGCCGAGGCCCTGGGTATTATGGTCGGCCGTTGA